The Streptococcus marmotae genome contains the following window.
TTCCAATACAAATATATCCATACTAAAAATCTCCTTTATTGAGCCATTGTTCTACCAAATGTTGATAACGACGTCTAGAAAACCGAACTTGACGCTCTCCCTCATACCCAAGAAGAATCGTCTTATTTTGAAGATTAATTTCAGTCACTTTTGAAATATTCACTAAACAATTTCTATGGCATCTAACAAAATAATCTGAATAAAGGCTTTCTATATTTTGAAGTTTCTCTAAAATAGCATAGGTCTTTTTTTCAGTCACAATTTCAATATAGTGTGGTTTTTCCGGATGTGACTTTATATAATAAACATCAGCTATCCTCACCTTCATCGCATGTTGCTTCGTTTTAATCATCATAAAATTCATTGGTTTCCCTCCTTTTAATCAAAGAATATCACAAAACCAATGTTCCATTTGTCCTCAATCCCAAATGGTAATCGAAACATCCTGAATGGCAAGTCATTTCCTATTTAAGAAATTTTAATAACCATTCAGGAAATACCCTATAAGACTAACTAAAATAATGATAAACTAATACATACTAAACTTTGGAAAGGAATAGTTATGATTGAAATTTTTCCAAATTCTTTGATTAGTTTCTTTATTGCTTTAATAACTAAAATATATTTATTAAGTAAAAGAAAATATCGTGATATCAAGATTTCTCTCTATTATCATCCCTATAAATCTCATATTCCTACTACCTATTTTATCATAAAATCAATGTTTTTATCAGCAAATCAGCTGAATTTGTATTTACAAGATATACGAGCTCATTCAGAACTCGCAAATATTATCATCATTGGAAGTCACATCAACTACGAAGAACTTTTCAGAAATCATTATCGAGTGTTTGGAGTCATTGATACCACAGAAAATAAATCTCTAAAGTTTATTAGAGATCAAATTCATTTGTATTTAGACAGTCTATATGATTCAAAGAACGTGTAGGGCTGCAAAGTGTTGGGATGAATTGCTCCAGTCAGGTTTATCTTCTCATAATCATATCTAGCCAATCGTCTACTTTGTGGATCAATATTATTGAAATTGAACAACACTTCGACTACTTTATTAAGATGAGCGAGCTTATCCTGTAAGTCCGTGATAATCAAATCTAGTTGAGCAATCTCTTTAACTAGTTCGTCTTTTACTTCTTGATAGGACTGGCTATTAATCTCCAACTCGACCAAGAGGTTTATTTCCAAATTTTTCCTTGAAACTTGCTAACGTTGGTCGTCTGCATTTCGAAATATGCTTACTGTCATGTGTCAACTGACGAATCAAATCATGCCCTCGCATATAGCGATTCAATCTAGAATTCTCTTTGTTATGAATGACACAAAATCAGAGATTTTAGTGGATCATAAAGTGATGGCTCACTATCCTACCATTCAGGATTTTGGGCAAGCGCAGGTTCTTGGAAACCTTTTGAAGAGGTGATGACATAGGAGTTTCAGATTTCAGTCGATATTTCTAAAAAAATCAACTGAAATCTGAAAAGATAAACGCTAAGCTAGACGAGGCGGATGTAAGGTGCAAGCTTCGCTACTTTTATGAATCTTTTAGTCGAGAGTTACTGCCTGGCGGAATTGTTCTATCAGAGCAAGTACAGAAGGATTTTCAGAAATAGCTAATCTTGTAAATTCTCTAGAAGCATTAAAGGCGGCTAATAGACCAATACGAATTATCTTTTAAGGCTTACACTCAAGAATGCATTCTGGTGTAATGAAAAAAATTTACATTTTAACGCATATTCAGCAAAGTAAAAAAGTGAGTATAGCCATTGTTAACTGTAGCAGGTGAGCCTAATGAAGCACAAGAGGAGACCAAATTCGTCTTCTCTTTGGAACTTTTCGGAGACAAGCTAAAACGGTCTTTTCTCAGACCGTTTGACTATTTAAAGTGAAGAAGATGCGTTTCTTAAAGTTGTCAAAGTTGCTATAGCTAAAAGCATTGCATCTGATGGCTTTGATGAGTTTGTTAACTGATTCAAGTTTAGCATTGAAATAATACCCTACAAAAAGATAGGAAAGATTTCATTCCTGCAAGGCATAAACAAAGCTCCTGCTGAAATATGGTCTTTTCCCTTATAAATCGTACCGTCTAAATCAATCAAATATCCTGTATAGGTCATCTAGTCTCCTCATTCAAACCGTGCTTCCCAATGCTCCGCCTGATGTGCTTCAAAACAAAGCGCTATTTGTTCGGCTGTATTTTTCGTCAAAGACAGGAGAGGTAAATCATCCAAAGCAAAGTAGTCACTTGCAATGGTTTCTAAATTTGCCTGAAATTGCCCATCGATTCTTCGGCATAGGTAAAAAATCTTGGTCACATGGTAGGCAGAACGACTAGGATTGCTCTTTGACTTATCCAAAATAGCCACTAATCGCTCCACCTCTACTTCAAGTCCTGCTTCTTCCTGTACTTCTTTGATGACATTGTCCATCGTTGACTGATCGACATCGCACCAGCCTCCCGGTAGCGACCATAGGCCATCATTTTCTTGCACCAAAAGAATTTTCTCTTGTTCAATAATCGCTGCTCGTGTGTCTAATTTTGGGGTCTGATACCCCGATTCATTACAAAATAAATCTTGTACTGTTTCCAAGGGGAAGCCTGAGGGCTCAACCAACATTTCAGCAGCTATCTGGCGAATTTCTTCAAAGCGTTCGATGTCATAGACATCCTTGCCATAAGCCAGACCTGTCTGTGCCAAGGCCTGCAAACGGATGGCCCATTTGAGCCAGTTATCCTCTGTTGCCATCTCTTTTCTCCCATTTGATCATACCTTGGGCATTGAGCTGGCCTTTGGACCAGATTTCATGGTGGCTGATACCTTCTTCCTGCACAACTTTTGTCGTCACTGTGGCCCCTGGCGCCACTTCTTTTATGTACTTAAGCTGAAAATAGGCTGGCCGATACTGAAGAAGAAAATCATAATCTAGACTCTCATACATCCATTCGAGGTACTTGCTATTGTTCACATGGCCATTTAAGTCTATGTCAAAATACCGCACTCTCTCTCTGCCTCAACAGCTTCTTCTAAGAGGTCATATTTCGGTGCACGTGCTACTTTTTTCACTTTTTCTGATTGATATGGAGCAATCAATTCCTCTGGAACAGGGCTGACCTTTCTCGTCTCAAAATCAATCAAGACAAAATAAGCTAAAATTTTAATCAGTAAAGCTCCTGTTTCATCATAGACATGAAAAGTCCGATAGCAGAAAAACTTATTGTAAGAAATTGCTTCTGTCTCAATCGTAATCGCTTCCTGATAGTGTGGCAATCGAGTGATATCCACTTCATAATCCGTCACCACCCAGACAAGGCCATACTGCTCAAAGATTTCCTTATCTCCGCGCCCTAGAAGATCTGATTGGCGACCAGATAAGGCTAAACAATAGGCTAAAAAGCCTGGAATCTTTAATTCTTGCTTGACATCTACCATATCAAAGGGCAGAGTCAGTGTTTCCTGATAACGTAGTCCCATTAGTCCTCTCCTAGTATAAATCGTTCTGCAACCGTATCCCCAAGAAACAGTCCCTTCTTGGTCATTCGAATACGTCCCTCTGTTTCTTGAAGCAATCCTTCTGCTTTCAACTCTGCTACAACCTGACCATAGAGTCTCTCAAAGGAAGTCTGGAATTTTTCTTCAAATCGTGCAATGGAGACTCCTGTCTTTTTCCGCAAACCTAAAAACATTTCTTCCTCCATTTGCTCAGCTTGCGATAACTGCTCTTCGTGAAGCCTTGCATGACCTTTTTCACGAATGGATTTTAAGTAATGTTGAATCGGCCCACGATTACGATACCGCATACCCTTGATATAACCAGAAGCCCCTGCTCCAAGTCCAAAATATTCTGCATTATCCCAGTACATGAGATTGTGTCTGCTTTCAAAGCCTGGCTTGGTGAAATTGGAAATCTCATAGTGCTCAAAGCCATTTTTTTCCAATTCCTGCAAGATGTACTCGAACATATCTGACTCGACATCTTCATTGGGTAGGTGCAGATTGCCCCTGCGCTGTCGATTCATAAAAACAGTATGGTTTTCTAAAATTAAGCTATACAGGCTCATATGAGGAATGTCAAGTTCTAAGGCTCTTGCTACATTATCCTTGACCTGCTCCATGGTTTGACCTGGTAAGGCATAGATTAAATCAATCGAAATATTATAAAAACCAGCCTCTTTTAAAGCACCAATCGTCTCATAAATCTGAGCTTGATTATGAGAACGCCCAATTTTCTTGAGCATCCGATCATCAAAAGTTTGAACACCCAGTGAAACCCGATTGCATTTGGATTTTCGGAGAACAGCGATTTTATCAGCTGTCAAATCTCCAGGATTGGCTTCAATCGTAAATTCTTCCACTTCCGACAAGTCTAGGATAGCTTCTAGATTTGTCAGCAAGTAATCTAATTGCTCTGCCGAGAGAGCTGAAGGTGTCCCGCCCCCAATATAGAGCGTTTTTAAAGGCGGTAAATCATAGAAACGTACTTCTTCCATGAGAGCAGCTAAATACTCATCAACAGGCTGGTTTTTAATAAATACCTTTGAAAAATCACAATAATAGCAAATCTGCGTACAAAAAGGAATATGCACATAAGCTGAAGTCGGTCTGTTTGTCATGAAGCTATTATACCACACTCACCCCTTTTCGTCAGAAAGAGGAAATGGAAAGGGAGTTAAACAGAAAGCAACTCCTGTTCTTATCCGCTTATAACGTAGCACTCACTTGTTGCGCTTCTGGCATCTCTTGAGCGCAAGATAAAAAGGTCCACCGGACCTTTTCACACTCACCCCTTTTCGTCAGAAAGAGGGAATTGGAAAGAGAGTGAAACAGAAAGCAACTCCTGTTCTTATCCTCCTCTTATAACATACCACTCACTTATTGCGCTTCTAGCAGCTCTTGAGCGCAAGATAAAAAGGTCCACCGGACCTTTTTATTTCTCCAAATGCCAAATATCTTCGTTGTACTGCTCAATTGTGCGGTCACTTGAGAAGAAACCTGCTTTGGCAATATTAACAATAACTTTTTCTAACCAAGCGTCGCGGTCTTCGTAGTCTCTCAACATCCGTTCCTTGGTTTCAATGTACTCTTCTAAATCTAGAAGGGTCATAAAGTAATCATTGTGCCTAAGATTGTCTTGCAATCTCCACAAGCGCTCGTCAATTCCTCCTGCTTGGCGAATAACATCACTGGTAATAAAGTCTACTAAGGGACGAATGGCTTCCTTTTCATAGAAATGATGTGGGTGATAGGTACCATTTGCATAATGATCAATGACCGTCTGACTATCTTGACCAAAGATGTAGATATTATCATCGCCAACTAGCTCATGGATTTCCACATTTGCGCCGTCATCTGTACCAATTGTCAAGGCACCATTTAGCATAAATTTCATATTTCCTGTCCCAGACGCTTCTTTTGAAGCAAGGGAAATCTGCTCTGAAATATCTGCTGCTGGAATGATGAAACTTGCTTCTGTTACATTATAATTTTCAATCATCACTAATTGTAGGTGTGGGCTCACTTCAGGGTCATGCTGAATGACTTGTGATAAGACCAAGATCAAATGGATAATATCTTGCGCGATTGTGTAGGCTGGAGCCGCTTTTCCGCCGAAGAATACGGTCAATGGACGAGCAGGAATATTCCCCGCCTTGATGTCCAAATACTTATGAATGACATATAAAACATTCATCTGTTGCCGTTTGTATTCGTGCATCCGTTTGATTTGCACATCAAATATTGAATCCGGATTGACCTCAACCCCTTGTGTTTTGGCAATATGGCGTTGCAATTTCCGTTTATTGTGGTGTTTAATCTTTTCTAATTCCTGTTTGAGTGCTACATCGTCCTTATAACCAAGCAAGTCTTCCAAGGCCTCTGCCCGACGGTGATAATCACGACCAATCAAGTCATCCAAATAATGGGCTAAACGTGGGTTGGCATGCATGAGCCAACGGCGGAAGGTAATCCCATTAGTCTTATTATTGAATTTATCAGGATACAAGTCATAAAAGGCCTTGAGCTCAGATGATTTTAAAATCTCCGTATGAAGCGCAGCAACTCCATTGATTGAGTAGCCATAGTGAATATCCATATGCGCCATATGTACACGACCATGCTCATCAATGATATTAACTGCAGGATCGTTCTCGATTTCTTTTGCACGGCGGTCCAATTCTTCAATAAATGGTACTAAGTGTGGGACAACTTTATTCAGGAATTCCAGTGGCCATTTCTCCAAGGCTTCAGACAAAATGGTATGGTTGGTGTAAGCTGTCATGCTCTTGACAATCTCCACAGCTTCATCAAAGGCAATGCCACGCAGTTCCAAAAGACGAATCAATTCAGGAATAACCAAGGAAGGGTGCGTATCATTGATTTGAACCACCGCATAATCTGCCAAATCATGCAAGTTTGAACCTTTAGCAATTGCTTCATCAATCAAAAGTTGCGCAGCATTTGACACCATAAAATACTGTTGGAAAATTCGCAAGATTTTTCCTTGGTCTGTCGAATCATCTGGATACAAGAAAAGAGTCAAATTACGGAAAATATCATCCATATCAAAGTCGATACCGTCATCAATGATATTGTCATCAACAGACGCCAAGTCAAAGAGACGAAGACGATTTTTCTTTTCTGTCTTATAACCAGGCACATCAATATCATAGAGTTTTGAAGTCAAGATAAAATTCGCAAATGGTACTTGATA
Protein-coding sequences here:
- a CDS encoding LytTR family DNA-binding domain-containing protein; protein product: MNFMMIKTKQHAMKVRIADVYYIKSHPEKPHYIEIVTEKKTYAILEKLQNIESLYSDYFVRCHRNCLVNISKVTEINLQNKTILLGYEGERQVRFSRRRYQHLVEQWLNKGDF
- a CDS encoding NUDIX hydrolase N-terminal domain-containing protein; translated protein: MATEDNWLKWAIRLQALAQTGLAYGKDVYDIERFEEIRQIAAEMLVEPSGFPLETVQDLFCNESGYQTPKLDTRAAIIEQEKILLVQENDGLWSLPGGWCDVDQSTMDNVIKEVQEEAGLEVEVERLVAILDKSKSNPSRSAYHVTKIFYLCRRIDGQFQANLETIASDYFALDDLPLLSLTKNTAEQIALCFEAHQAEHWEARFE
- the hemW gene encoding radical SAM family heme chaperone HemW: MTNRPTSAYVHIPFCTQICYYCDFSKVFIKNQPVDEYLAALMEEVRFYDLPPLKTLYIGGGTPSALSAEQLDYLLTNLEAILDLSEVEEFTIEANPGDLTADKIAVLRKSKCNRVSLGVQTFDDRMLKKIGRSHNQAQIYETIGALKEAGFYNISIDLIYALPGQTMEQVKDNVARALELDIPHMSLYSLILENHTVFMNRQRRGNLHLPNEDVESDMFEYILQELEKNGFEHYEISNFTKPGFESRHNLMYWDNAEYFGLGAGASGYIKGMRYRNRGPIQHYLKSIREKGHARLHEEQLSQAEQMEEEMFLGLRKKTGVSIARFEEKFQTSFERLYGQVVAELKAEGLLQETEGRIRMTKKGLFLGDTVAERFILGED
- a CDS encoding glycogen/starch/alpha-glucan phosphorylase, which translates into the protein MINLQNFVQTMYAKRIEDCSDQELYYALLAFTKQRSEAKCTNDQKKKVYYISAEFLIGKLLSNNLINLGLYDEVKRQLAVAGKDLITIEEMEMEPSLGNGGLGRLAACFLDSIASLGLSGDGVGLNYHFGLFRQLFQYHQQSAVPNEWITPRSWLTESPISYQVPFANFILTSKLYDIDVPGYKTEKKNRLRLFDLASVDDNIIDDGIDFDMDDIFRNLTLFLYPDDSTDQGKILRIFQQYFMVSNAAQLLIDEAIAKGSNLHDLADYAVVQINDTHPSLVIPELIRLLELRGIAFDEAVEIVKSMTAYTNHTILSEALEKWPLEFLNKVVPHLVPFIEELDRRAKEIENDPAVNIIDEHGRVHMAHMDIHYGYSINGVAALHTEILKSSELKAFYDLYPDKFNNKTNGITFRRWLMHANPRLAHYLDDLIGRDYHRRAEALEDLLGYKDDVALKQELEKIKHHNKRKLQRHIAKTQGVEVNPDSIFDVQIKRMHEYKRQQMNVLYVIHKYLDIKAGNIPARPLTVFFGGKAAPAYTIAQDIIHLILVLSQVIQHDPEVSPHLQLVMIENYNVTEASFIIPAADISEQISLASKEASGTGNMKFMLNGALTIGTDDGANVEIHELVGDDNIYIFGQDSQTVIDHYANGTYHPHHFYEKEAIRPLVDFITSDVIRQAGGIDERLWRLQDNLRHNDYFMTLLDLEEYIETKERMLRDYEDRDAWLEKVIVNIAKAGFFSSDRTIEQYNEDIWHLEK